Proteins from a genomic interval of Polaribacter sp. Q13:
- a CDS encoding formylglycine-generating enzyme family protein — MKTVLIAVVLATTLFSSCDKKQSEKDKKTIVQNEVLTEEVKAPEDMVWVSGKTFLMGAKVEDQYAMPREKPAHKVSVDGFFIDTHEVTNKQFKKFVDATKYVTVAERPIDWDEIKKDLPAGTEKPADSILQPGSLIFNKHAKGVVSMDNYGQWWKWQIGADWKHPEGPKSSIEGLDNYPVVHMAQEDALAYCKWANRRLPTEAEWESAAQGKFEDNIYTWGNKYEDLNANANTWQGKFPTENISEDGFDYISPVASYPANNIGLYDMAGNVWEMTSDLFNVNYYQSIDPSVVLANPIGAEKSYTPSNPYQVEYVMKGGSFLCHESYCASFRISARMGMEPNSGSDHIGFRTVATKEMLVK; from the coding sequence GTGAAAACAGTATTAATTGCAGTAGTATTAGCAACAACTCTTTTTAGTAGTTGTGATAAAAAACAATCAGAAAAGGATAAAAAAACAATCGTACAAAATGAAGTTTTAACGGAAGAGGTTAAGGCGCCAGAAGATATGGTGTGGGTTTCTGGAAAAACTTTTTTAATGGGGGCAAAAGTAGAGGATCAATATGCGATGCCGCGTGAAAAACCTGCGCATAAGGTTTCTGTTGATGGATTTTTTATTGACACACATGAAGTTACTAACAAACAATTTAAGAAATTTGTGGATGCAACTAAATATGTTACTGTTGCAGAAAGACCAATAGATTGGGATGAAATTAAAAAAGATTTACCTGCCGGTACAGAAAAACCAGCAGATTCAATATTACAACCAGGAAGTTTAATTTTTAATAAACATGCTAAAGGAGTTGTATCTATGGATAATTATGGACAGTGGTGGAAATGGCAAATTGGTGCAGATTGGAAGCATCCTGAAGGGCCAAAAAGTTCTATTGAAGGTCTAGATAATTATCCTGTTGTACATATGGCACAAGAAGATGCTTTGGCTTATTGCAAATGGGCTAATAGAAGGTTGCCTACTGAAGCGGAATGGGAGTCTGCAGCACAAGGTAAATTTGAAGATAATATTTATACTTGGGGAAATAAGTATGAAGACTTAAATGCGAATGCAAACACTTGGCAAGGTAAATTTCCAACAGAAAATATTTCTGAAGATGGGTTTGATTACATTTCTCCAGTAGCATCGTACCCAGCAAATAATATTGGATTGTATGATATGGCTGGTAATGTTTGGGAAATGACTTCTGATTTGTTTAATGTAAATTATTATCAAAGTATAGATCCATCAGTGGTACTTGCAAATCCTATAGGAGCAGAAAAATCATACACGCCTAGTAATCCGTATCAAGTGGAGTATGTTATGAAAGGTGGTTCTTTTTTATGCCATGAGTCTTATTGTGCTAGTTTTAGAATTTCCGCAAGAATGGGAATGGAGCCTAATTCTGGTTCAGATCATATTGGTTTTAGAACCGTTGCTACCAAAGAAATGTTAGTGAAATAA
- a CDS encoding transposase: MLIHEKVRQAKFKSFNSIARTMSVHYQNILNYFDNRSTNASAESFNAKIKAFRAQFRGVRNIKFFLFRLSNIYA, from the coding sequence GTGTTGATCCATGAAAAGGTAAGACAAGCAAAGTTTAAAAGCTTTAATAGCATTGCTAGAACAATGTCTGTACATTATCAGAATATACTCAACTATTTTGACAATAGAAGCACAAATGCTTCTGCAGAATCTTTTAATGCTAAAATTAAAGCCTTTAGAGCACAATTTAGAGGTGTTAGAAACATCAAATTTTTCCTTTTTAGACTCTCAAATATTTATGCCTAA
- a CDS encoding TspO/MBR family protein, with amino-acid sequence MKQVKLTLLFLVINFGGLAIGRWLMNNGPLTDWYTNLNQAPWTPPGIVFGIAWTLIMICFSIYLGKLFTTNYNSKIRSVFIIQFILNVSWNYIFFNQHLVLIGFITIVLLTSTLFYFFFKLSNKTKYYQYLLLPYIIWLCIATSLNLYILIHN; translated from the coding sequence ATGAAACAAGTAAAACTTACACTATTATTTTTAGTTATCAATTTTGGAGGATTAGCCATTGGAAGATGGTTAATGAATAACGGCCCACTTACTGATTGGTATACCAACTTAAACCAAGCACCTTGGACACCTCCTGGAATTGTTTTTGGAATTGCCTGGACCTTAATTATGATTTGTTTCTCTATTTATTTAGGTAAATTATTTACAACCAATTACAACTCAAAAATACGCTCTGTTTTTATAATTCAATTTATTCTAAACGTAAGTTGGAACTACATTTTCTTTAATCAACACTTAGTCTTAATCGGCTTCATAACAATTGTATTACTCACCTCTACCTTGTTTTATTTCTTTTTTAAACTCAGTAATAAAACTAAATATTATCAATATTTACTATTGCCATACATAATTTGGCTTTGCATTGCAACATCACTAAACCTCTACATTTTAATTCATAATTAA
- a CDS encoding glutathione peroxidase: protein MNIYDIEINSLQNTPILLSDFKGKYILFVNVASKCGFTPQYKYLEELHKTYNDKIVVIGVPCNQFGKQEPGSSSEIQEFCEVNYGVSFLITEKIDVKGENQHLLYTWLTSKKLNHKKSSSVKWNFQKYLVSPKGEFVDYYFSITNPLSSKITKHLI from the coding sequence ATGAATATTTACGATATAGAGATTAATAGTCTCCAGAATACCCCTATTCTTTTGTCAGATTTTAAAGGTAAATATATTCTTTTTGTAAACGTTGCTTCTAAGTGCGGATTTACACCACAATACAAATATTTAGAAGAATTACATAAAACATATAATGACAAAATAGTTGTAATAGGAGTTCCCTGTAATCAGTTTGGGAAACAAGAACCTGGATCCTCTTCTGAGATTCAAGAATTTTGTGAAGTAAATTATGGCGTTTCATTTTTAATTACAGAAAAAATTGATGTGAAAGGAGAAAACCAACACCTTTTATATACTTGGCTAACATCAAAGAAGTTAAATCATAAAAAAAGCTCATCTGTAAAATGGAATTTTCAAAAATATTTAGTTTCCCCAAAAGGAGAATTCGTTGATTACTATTTTTCAATTACAAATCCATTGAGTTCAAAAATAACAAAACACCTAATATAA
- the trxB gene encoding thioredoxin-disulfide reductase, which translates to MSDTIEKIKCLIIGSGPAGYTAAIYAARADMKPIMYTGMQMGGQLTTTTEVDNFPGYPEGTDGTAMMTDLQKQAERFGTEVRFGLVTSVELSDKVGGIHKVVVDETKQIEAETIIISTGATAKYLGLESEQRLIGGGVSACATCDGFFYKGQDVVVVGAGDTAAEEATYLSNICNKVTILVRKDFMRASKAMQHRVQKTKNIEVLYNTEIDEVLGSNVVEGVRAINNQTKETTNIPVTGVFIAIGHTPNSDLFKGVLDMDETGYLITKGKSTKTNLPGVFAAGDIQDKEYRQAVTAAGTGCMAALDAERYLGALE; encoded by the coding sequence ATGTCAGATACAATAGAAAAAATTAAATGTTTAATAATTGGTTCAGGGCCTGCAGGATATACTGCGGCAATTTATGCAGCAAGAGCAGACATGAAACCTATTATGTATACAGGAATGCAAATGGGAGGTCAATTAACAACTACAACTGAAGTTGATAATTTTCCAGGGTATCCAGAAGGTACAGATGGAACGGCAATGATGACCGATTTACAAAAGCAAGCAGAACGTTTTGGTACAGAAGTTCGTTTTGGATTGGTAACTAGTGTAGAATTAAGTGATAAAGTGGGTGGAATTCATAAAGTTGTTGTGGATGAGACGAAACAAATTGAAGCAGAAACTATTATTATTTCTACAGGAGCAACTGCAAAATATTTAGGATTAGAAAGTGAACAACGTCTAATTGGTGGAGGTGTTTCTGCTTGTGCTACTTGTGATGGGTTTTTCTACAAAGGACAAGATGTTGTAGTGGTTGGAGCAGGAGATACGGCTGCAGAAGAAGCTACTTATTTATCTAATATTTGTAATAAAGTTACAATTTTGGTTCGTAAAGATTTTATGAGAGCTTCTAAAGCGATGCAACATAGAGTTCAAAAGACTAAGAACATTGAAGTTTTATACAATACAGAAATAGATGAGGTTTTAGGATCTAATGTTGTAGAAGGTGTTAGAGCCATCAATAACCAAACAAAAGAAACTACAAATATTCCTGTAACAGGTGTATTTATAGCTATTGGACATACGCCAAATTCAGATTTATTTAAAGGTGTTTTAGATATGGATGAAACAGGTTATTTAATTACCAAAGGGAAATCTACAAAAACAAACTTACCAGGAGTTTTTGCTGCTGGAGATATTCAGGATAAAGAATACAGACAAGCGGTAACTGCTGCAGGTACAGGATGTATGGCTGCTTTAGATGCAGAACGTTATTTAGGTGCTCTAGAATAA
- a CDS encoding deoxyribodipyrimidine photo-lyase, whose translation MKTVIHIFWFRRDLRLEDNCGLYQALKSGKKVLPIFIFDEEILSKLNKEDARVSFIYQEIEHIHKKLLEIGSAFEVLYGKPIEIFNSLSEKHNIDTVFTNHDYEPYAIKRDLEIKQFLTSKNINFTTFKDQVIFERNEIVKKDGTPYKVYTPYSKKWLEAFHYKGIQFYPSETLLENFIKSKNQPILKLETIGFIKSEIKVTSYKVSSQLIDTYEETRNFPAKDSTSKLGTHLRFGTVSIRKMVDKASKSNNSTFLKELIWREFFMQILWHFPHTVKDSFKPKYDKILWRNNEEEFKAWCNGETGYPLVDAGMKELNKTGFMHNRIRMLVGSFLCKHLLIDWRWGEAYFAEKLHDYEQASNIGNWQWVAGTGVDASPYFRIFNPTTQIKKFDKDLNYIKKWVPNFQELTYPTPIVEHKLARERCLSTYKKALVDF comes from the coding sequence ATGAAGACAGTTATACATATTTTTTGGTTTAGAAGAGATTTACGTTTAGAAGATAATTGCGGATTATATCAGGCATTAAAATCAGGCAAAAAAGTACTTCCAATTTTTATTTTTGATGAAGAAATTTTAAGTAAATTAAATAAAGAAGATGCACGTGTTTCCTTTATTTATCAAGAAATAGAACATATTCATAAAAAACTACTCGAAATAGGAAGTGCTTTTGAAGTACTTTACGGAAAACCAATAGAAATATTCAATTCATTATCAGAAAAACACAACATTGACACTGTTTTTACAAATCATGATTATGAACCTTATGCTATAAAAAGAGATTTAGAAATCAAGCAATTCCTAACATCAAAAAATATCAATTTTACAACGTTCAAGGACCAAGTAATTTTTGAAAGAAATGAAATTGTAAAAAAAGATGGAACACCGTATAAAGTTTACACACCCTATTCTAAAAAATGGTTAGAAGCTTTTCATTATAAAGGAATTCAATTTTATCCTTCAGAAACACTGTTAGAAAATTTTATCAAAAGTAAAAACCAACCTATTTTAAAACTAGAAACTATTGGTTTTATAAAATCTGAAATAAAAGTTACTTCTTACAAAGTATCTTCTCAATTAATTGACACTTACGAAGAAACCAGAAACTTCCCTGCAAAAGACAGTACCTCTAAATTAGGCACACATTTACGTTTCGGAACCGTCAGTATTCGCAAAATGGTTGACAAAGCATCAAAAAGCAATAATAGTACTTTCTTAAAAGAATTAATTTGGCGTGAGTTTTTTATGCAAATTTTATGGCATTTTCCTCACACTGTTAAAGACAGCTTTAAACCCAAATACGATAAGATTCTCTGGAGAAATAACGAAGAAGAATTCAAAGCTTGGTGTAACGGCGAAACAGGCTATCCATTAGTAGATGCTGGCATGAAAGAATTAAATAAAACAGGTTTTATGCACAATAGAATTAGAATGTTGGTTGGTAGCTTTCTTTGCAAACATTTATTAATAGATTGGAGATGGGGAGAAGCGTATTTTGCTGAAAAATTACACGATTATGAACAAGCAAGTAATATTGGTAACTGGCAATGGGTTGCCGGAACCGGTGTAGATGCTTCTCCTTATTTTAGAATTTTTAACCCCACTACTCAAATTAAAAAATTTGACAAAGACTTAAATTACATCAAAAAATGGGTACCTAATTTTCAAGAGCTCACCTACCCTACTCCAATTGTAGAACATAAACTAGCTAGAGAACGCTGTTTATCCACATATAAAAAAGCTTTAGTAGACTTTTAA
- a CDS encoding SRPBCC family protein yields the protein MKIYTFHRKQKLPITLEKAWEFLSSPKNLKTITPSYMSFDILSGAEKPMFAGQIIQYIVTPILGIKTKWVTEITHVKENEYFVDEQRFGPYALWHHKHFIKKIEGGVEMEDIIDYKVPMGILGQMVHPILVKPKLEEIFEYRQKKLIELFGQYYPPIK from the coding sequence ATGAAAATCTACACATTCCACAGAAAGCAAAAATTACCAATTACATTAGAAAAAGCTTGGGAGTTTTTATCGAGCCCTAAAAACTTAAAAACCATTACTCCTTCTTACATGAGTTTCGATATTCTTTCTGGAGCAGAAAAACCAATGTTTGCAGGTCAAATTATACAATATATTGTAACTCCAATTCTTGGGATAAAAACAAAATGGGTTACCGAAATTACACATGTAAAGGAAAATGAATATTTTGTAGACGAGCAACGTTTTGGCCCCTATGCTTTATGGCATCATAAACATTTTATTAAAAAAATTGAAGGTGGCGTAGAAATGGAAGATATTATAGATTATAAAGTTCCTATGGGAATTTTAGGTCAAATGGTGCACCCCATACTGGTAAAACCCAAATTAGAAGAAATTTTTGAATACAGACAAAAAAAATTAATTGAACTTTTTGGACAATATTACCCACCAATTAAATAG
- a CDS encoding SDR family oxidoreductase, with translation MKILVTGATGYIGKRLIPLLLNDGHTVICPVRDKIRAESYYKNQKNIQLVEADFLDYESLTHLRKDIDAAYYLIHSMSNSAKEFHVLEEKCALNFKKYAETTTIKQVIYLSGITNDTKLSKHLLSRKNVENTLASNTYALTTFKAGIIVGSGSSSFEIIRDLVEKLPAMIAPKWLNTKTQPLAIRDVLSFLHKALDRKELFNTSHDIFGPEILTYKEMLLQFAEVRKLKRWILTVPVMTPKLSSYWLYFVTSTSYKLASSLVNSMGVEVIGNKSDINTILDVQPMPYKEAVKLAFKKIEQNSIVSSWKDSYISSGKLKNFVHEFVNVPEYGCFKDHKTRIVKNKKRTLNRIWAIGGETGWYYGTFLWKIRGFLDQFFGGAGLRRGRRHPTELNVGDALDFWRVIYADKEKGKLLLYAEMIMPGEAWLEFKIKDDQLHQTATFRPHGLAGRIYWYAVMPFHWFVFNGMINNINKDS, from the coding sequence ATGAAAATTCTTGTAACAGGAGCAACCGGATATATTGGCAAACGTTTAATTCCGTTATTATTAAATGACGGACACACCGTTATTTGTCCTGTTAGAGATAAAATAAGAGCAGAAAGCTATTACAAAAATCAAAAAAACATTCAATTAGTTGAAGCTGATTTTTTAGACTATGAAAGCTTAACTCACCTCCGTAAAGATATTGATGCGGCCTATTATTTAATTCACTCTATGTCTAATTCTGCTAAAGAATTTCATGTTTTAGAAGAAAAATGCGCCTTAAACTTTAAAAAATATGCTGAAACGACCACAATAAAACAAGTTATTTATTTAAGTGGCATAACCAACGACACCAAGCTCTCTAAGCATTTATTATCAAGAAAAAATGTTGAAAATACATTAGCATCAAACACATATGCCTTAACCACTTTTAAAGCAGGAATAATTGTAGGGTCCGGAAGTTCTTCTTTTGAAATCATAAGAGACCTAGTAGAAAAATTACCTGCAATGATTGCGCCTAAATGGTTGAACACAAAAACACAACCTTTAGCAATTAGAGATGTCTTGTCTTTTTTACACAAAGCACTCGACAGAAAAGAATTATTTAATACTTCTCATGATATTTTTGGCCCAGAAATACTAACTTATAAAGAAATGTTGTTGCAATTTGCAGAAGTAAGAAAACTAAAAAGGTGGATTTTAACAGTACCTGTTATGACACCAAAACTATCCTCTTACTGGCTCTATTTTGTAACCTCTACATCATATAAATTAGCAAGTTCTTTAGTTAATTCTATGGGTGTAGAAGTAATTGGTAATAAAAGCGACATCAATACTATTTTAGACGTACAGCCAATGCCTTACAAAGAAGCGGTAAAATTAGCTTTTAAAAAAATTGAACAAAACAGCATTGTTTCCAGCTGGAAAGACTCTTATATAAGTAGCGGAAAACTAAAAAACTTTGTACATGAATTTGTAAATGTTCCAGAGTATGGCTGCTTTAAAGACCACAAAACAAGAATTGTAAAAAACAAAAAAAGAACACTAAACAGAATTTGGGCAATTGGTGGAGAAACTGGCTGGTATTATGGCACTTTTCTTTGGAAAATTAGAGGATTTTTAGATCAATTTTTTGGTGGAGCTGGTTTACGAAGAGGGAGAAGACATCCTACAGAGTTGAATGTTGGTGATGCTTTAGACTTTTGGCGTGTAATATATGCTGATAAGGAAAAAGGAAAACTACTACTCTACGCAGAAATGATAATGCCCGGTGAAGCTTGGTTAGAATTTAAAATTAAAGATGACCAATTACACCAAACAGCTACTTTTAGACCTCATGGTTTAGCCGGCAGAATCTATTGGTATGCCGTTATGCCTTTTCATTGGTTTGTTTTTAACGGAATGATTAACAATATAAACAAAGACTCTTAA
- a CDS encoding TetR family transcriptional regulator C-terminal domain-containing protein, giving the protein MARKKNITKDNLISWYMEFILENNHQPKSVYSFAKENNFDEADFYKFYSSFETIEEAVFTEFFNHTITVLAKSDDYENFDARNKLLSFYFTFFEILTANRSYVVYALENSQKNFKKLKSLKKLRENYLNYVKNIGIEKLDLKHEKLEKIQDKSIQESSWFHLLVTMKFWLDDVSPSFEKTDIFIEKSINARFDLMDIKPLQSIIDFGKFILKEKVNFN; this is encoded by the coding sequence ATGGCTAGAAAGAAAAATATTACAAAAGACAATTTAATATCCTGGTATATGGAATTTATATTAGAAAACAACCATCAACCAAAATCTGTATATAGTTTTGCGAAAGAAAATAATTTTGACGAAGCTGATTTTTATAAATTCTATAGTTCTTTTGAAACTATTGAAGAAGCTGTTTTTACCGAATTTTTTAATCACACTATTACCGTTTTAGCCAAAAGTGATGACTACGAAAACTTTGATGCAAGAAACAAATTACTCAGTTTTTATTTTACATTTTTCGAAATACTAACAGCAAACAGAAGTTATGTTGTATACGCTTTAGAAAATAGCCAAAAAAATTTTAAAAAACTAAAGTCTCTTAAAAAACTGCGAGAAAATTATCTCAACTATGTTAAGAATATTGGCATAGAAAAATTAGATTTAAAACACGAAAAATTAGAAAAAATCCAAGATAAATCAATTCAAGAATCATCTTGGTTTCACTTATTGGTAACAATGAAGTTTTGGCTAGATGATGTTTCTCCATCCTTTGAAAAAACAGATATTTTTATTGAAAAATCTATAAATGCTCGTTTTGATTTAATGGACATTAAACCTTTACAAAGCATTATCGATTTTGGAAAATTCATTTTAAAAGAAAAAGTAAACTTCAATTAA
- a CDS encoding transposase, which produces MDTSIELAKLLLPEILIDYFKLTKHEVKNGELHFYFTELNTIPEEFKGLKLSSKGFFPEATIQDFPIRGKNVFLHVIRRRWVEESSKKVVVRDWQLVAKGTRITSEFAAFLKQISQQ; this is translated from the coding sequence TTGGATACTTCAATTGAACTTGCTAAATTATTACTACCAGAAATACTTATAGACTATTTTAAACTCACTAAACATGAAGTTAAAAATGGAGAACTACATTTCTATTTCACCGAATTGAATACGATTCCAGAAGAATTTAAAGGATTAAAATTAAGTTCTAAAGGCTTTTTTCCTGAAGCGACTATTCAAGATTTTCCAATCCGAGGTAAAAACGTTTTTCTACATGTTATTAGACGACGTTGGGTGGAAGAAAGTTCTAAGAAAGTAGTTGTAAGAGATTGGCAATTAGTAGCAAAAGGCACTAGGATTACTAGTGAATTTGCTGCTTTTTTAAAACAAATCAGTCAACAATAA
- a CDS encoding AarF/ABC1/UbiB kinase family protein, protein MKTIDSIPTSKIQRASKLVTTGAKIGVNYLKYYGDKITKTEEEAKAKLNENNAEDIYDGLKTLKGSALKVAQMLSMEKSILPQAYVEKFSLSQFSVPPLSPALVTKTFKKYFGKDPNEIYDKFNTVSVNAASIGQVHKAEKDGKELAVKIQYPGVAQSISSDLALVKPIAIKMFNIRGKDSDKYFKEVENKLVEETNYILEVEQSKEIVAACKHIPNLNFPEYYADLSSDRIITMDWMHGVHLSEFSTNNQEVSNKLGQALWDFYMFQMHNLKKVHADPHPGNFLISPENELIVIDFGCMKTIPMEFYVPYFELAKPESISDPVIFEQKLYELEILRADDSKEELDFFRAMFHEMLTLFTQPLHQEVFDFSDKVFFGKLSDLGQKYAKSTELKNMNGNRGSKHFIYINRTFFGLYNLMHDLKAKDIKINNFKTL, encoded by the coding sequence ATGAAAACAATAGATTCTATACCAACTTCTAAGATTCAGAGAGCTTCTAAATTAGTTACTACTGGCGCAAAAATAGGTGTAAATTATCTTAAATATTACGGAGATAAAATAACCAAAACAGAAGAAGAAGCCAAGGCTAAGCTAAACGAAAATAATGCGGAAGATATTTACGACGGTTTAAAAACCTTAAAAGGAAGTGCTTTAAAAGTAGCTCAGATGTTGAGTATGGAAAAAAGTATTTTACCGCAGGCTTATGTAGAAAAATTTTCGCTTTCTCAATTCTCTGTACCTCCACTTTCTCCTGCTTTGGTTACCAAAACTTTTAAAAAATATTTTGGAAAAGATCCGAATGAAATTTACGACAAATTTAATACCGTTTCTGTAAACGCCGCAAGTATCGGTCAGGTTCATAAAGCAGAAAAAGATGGAAAAGAATTGGCTGTAAAAATTCAATATCCTGGTGTGGCACAAAGTATTTCATCAGATTTAGCTTTGGTAAAACCTATTGCTATTAAAATGTTTAATATTAGAGGAAAAGATTCTGATAAATATTTTAAAGAAGTAGAAAATAAATTAGTTGAGGAAACAAATTACATATTAGAAGTTGAACAAAGTAAAGAAATTGTAGCTGCTTGTAAACACATTCCGAATCTTAATTTCCCTGAATATTATGCTGATTTATCATCAGACAGAATTATTACAATGGATTGGATGCACGGCGTACATTTATCTGAATTTTCTACAAACAACCAAGAAGTTTCTAATAAATTAGGACAAGCTTTGTGGGATTTTTATATGTTTCAGATGCATAACTTAAAAAAAGTACATGCAGATCCGCATCCCGGAAACTTTTTAATATCACCAGAAAACGAATTAATTGTCATTGATTTTGGTTGCATGAAAACGATTCCTATGGAGTTTTATGTTCCTTATTTTGAATTAGCAAAACCAGAAAGTATTAGTGATCCTGTTATTTTTGAACAGAAATTATATGAATTAGAAATTCTAAGAGCAGATGATTCTAAAGAAGAATTAGACTTTTTTAGAGCCATGTTTCATGAAATGTTAACTTTATTTACACAACCCTTGCATCAAGAAGTTTTTGATTTTTCTGACAAAGTTTTCTTTGGCAAGCTCTCTGATTTGGGTCAGAAATATGCCAAAAGCACAGAACTAAAAAACATGAATGGAAACAGAGGTTCTAAGCACTTTATTTACATTAACAGAACTTTTTTTGGTTTGTATAATTTAATGCATGACTTAAAAGCAAAAGACATAAAAATAAATAATTTTAAAACGCTTTAA
- a CDS encoding SDR family NAD(P)-dependent oxidoreductase, with amino-acid sequence MNKILVIGGSKGIGKAIIANLIDENSIINISRTNPLLAHTNLNHYTCDILTDELPNIEAIDTLIYCPGSINLKPISRLKLNDFREDFEINVIGAVKAIQHYLPSLKKGNKPSILLFSTVAAKLGMPFHASVASAKSAVEGLTKSLGAELAPLIRVNAIAPTVTDTDLASKLLRNERMIENIKERHPLKKYLAPKEVADMASFLISEKASAISGQIFELDCGIVSFKI; translated from the coding sequence ATGAATAAAATTTTAGTTATTGGAGGAAGTAAAGGAATTGGAAAAGCAATTATTGCAAATTTAATTGATGAAAATTCTATTATAAATATTAGTAGAACAAACCCTTTACTTGCCCACACTAATCTCAATCACTATACTTGTGATATTCTTACAGATGAATTACCTAACATAGAAGCAATAGACACCTTAATCTACTGCCCAGGAAGCATCAATTTAAAACCAATTTCTAGACTAAAGCTAAATGATTTCAGAGAAGACTTTGAAATTAACGTTATTGGCGCTGTTAAAGCAATTCAGCATTACCTACCTTCTTTAAAAAAAGGAAACAAACCCTCTATTTTATTATTTAGTACAGTTGCCGCAAAATTAGGGATGCCTTTTCATGCCAGTGTAGCTTCAGCTAAATCTGCCGTAGAAGGTTTAACTAAATCCTTAGGAGCAGAATTAGCTCCTTTAATTCGTGTAAACGCAATTGCACCTACTGTAACAGACACAGATTTGGCTTCTAAACTATTACGTAATGAACGGATGATTGAAAACATAAAAGAGCGTCATCCTCTAAAAAAATATCTAGCACCAAAAGAAGTTGCAGATATGGCTTCTTTTTTAATTTCTGAAAAAGCGAGTGCTATATCTGGTCAAATTTTTGAGTTAGACTGCGGAATTGTCAGTTTTAAAATATAA
- a CDS encoding transposase: MLFPKNIGSYLSIDETAFSNGDLYTIVTNKNANGKKGALLAMIKGTKAEDVIRILHKIALKQRKKVIEVTLDMAGNMGLIVKKSFPKAVLVIDRFHVQKLALDALQEIRIKHRWEAIDKENDAIENAKNNSLKYVPELLPNGDTLKQLLARSRYLLYKSSNKWTNTQQERAEILFKNYPDIEKAYNLCQNLSWIYNQTKDKTVALIRLAKWDEKVRQAKFKSFNSIARTMSVHYQNILNYFDNRSTNASAESFNAKIKAFRAQFRGVRNIKFFLFRLSNIYA; this comes from the coding sequence TTGCTTTTTCCTAAAAATATTGGAAGTTATCTTTCCATAGATGAAACAGCATTTTCTAATGGAGATTTATATACTATCGTGACTAATAAAAATGCGAACGGAAAGAAAGGTGCTTTACTCGCTATGATTAAAGGTACTAAAGCTGAAGATGTTATTAGAATTCTTCATAAAATAGCTTTAAAACAACGGAAAAAAGTAATCGAAGTAACCTTAGACATGGCAGGAAACATGGGGTTAATCGTTAAAAAATCATTTCCAAAAGCTGTATTAGTTATAGATCGCTTTCATGTACAAAAATTAGCTTTAGATGCTTTGCAAGAAATAAGAATTAAACATCGTTGGGAAGCAATAGATAAAGAAAACGACGCCATAGAAAACGCTAAAAACAACTCCTTAAAATATGTTCCTGAACTACTACCAAATGGAGATACTCTAAAACAATTATTAGCTAGGAGTAGATATCTATTATATAAATCTAGTAACAAGTGGACTAACACCCAACAGGAAAGAGCTGAAATACTTTTTAAAAATTATCCAGATATAGAAAAGGCATATAATTTATGTCAAAACTTATCCTGGATTTATAATCAAACAAAAGATAAAACTGTTGCCTTAATTAGACTTGCTAAATGGGATGAAAAGGTAAGACAAGCAAAGTTTAAAAGCTTTAATAGCATTGCTAGAACAATGTCTGTACATTATCAGAATATACTCAACTATTTTGACAATAGAAGCACAAATGCTTCTGCAGAATCTTTTAATGCTAAAATTAAAGCCTTTAGAGCACAATTTAGAGGTGTTAGAAACATCAAATTTTTCCTTTTTAGACTCTCAAATATTTATGCCTAA